TTAAAAATCTTCCTGTTGAAATACAGCAAATAGGACGAAGGAAACTAAGAATGTTAAATAACTCACGTAATGTGACTGATTTAAGAATTCCACCATCAAACCGATTAGAAAAATTGAAAGGAAATAAAAAGGATTTTTACAGTATTCGAATAAATAATCAATGGAGAATAATCTTCAAATGGAAAAATAATCATTCTCTTGAAGTTGAAATGCTTGATTATCATTAAAAAAAAAGGAGAAAATATGGAGAAATTAATGAATATACATCCAGGAGAAATACTTTTAGAGGAATTTATGTTGCCTTACAAATTGACAGCATATAGGTTGGCTAAAAGTTTAGAAATTCCACAAACAAGAATTTCTCAAATAATAAAAGGAAAAAGAAGAATTACAGCAGATACCGCTTTAAGACTAAGTTCATTTTTCGGAAATACTGCTAAATTTTGGCTTGGAATTCAAAATGATTATGACATTGAGGAAGAAAAAAATGTTCATACAGAAATGTTTAAAAGAATAAGCAGTTTAAGAAAAAAGGTGATAAATGCTCCCCAACAATGTGTGTAAAAAATAGCGATTTCCTGCATAACTCAACAGCACAGCTCATTTCGGGCTCCGCTAAATCTACCGATTTGACTATTTTAAGTTGTAGTAAATTTGGCTCATTGAGTTATCGAAATGAAATCGCTTTTTATTTCGCTAGATTTTCATACACGTGTCGTTATGTGGGAATTTAAAAAAGAGTGATATGAAATCAATTATTTTACTAATTCTGACAATAATGGCTACTTCACCAATATTTGCTCAAAATATTTCAATCGGTGGAGAGGTAGGATTTATATCTTCAATTAATACAGATTTTAAAGTGACCGATTTTGAAAATAGGAGAAATACCTATTATGTCGGATTAAACTTGAACTACAATTACACTCAAAAGATAACATTTGTATCTGGACTTCATTATTTACAACAAGGTTATAAGCACAAGACTTGTTATATTTTTGAGGAAGGGGTAAAGAATGAATTAGTTGGAAAATTAGATTATATTCTTTTACCTATATCCATTAATTTGAACCTTGGGAAGTCAAACAGATTAATAACAACAATAGGTGTATATGGCGGAAGAAATGTAAATGCAGTTCAAGATTACCCTGAACCTATTGGTGGATGCGAAATTTATTACCCAAGTGACATTTCAAATGTAACAAGTAAACTTATTTTTGGGGGCTTAGTTGGTATGGGATTAAAAATATACGAGAGTGAAAAAATAGTATTAAAATCAATGTTG
This is a stretch of genomic DNA from Bacteroidota bacterium. It encodes these proteins:
- a CDS encoding type II toxin-antitoxin system RelE/ParE family toxin produces the protein MIVSFASKVTEKIWQGERVKNLPVEIQQIGRRKLRMLNNSRNVTDLRIPPSNRLEKLKGNKKDFYSIRINNQWRIIFKWKNNHSLEVEMLDYH
- a CDS encoding HigA family addiction module antitoxin; amino-acid sequence: MEKLMNIHPGEILLEEFMLPYKLTAYRLAKSLEIPQTRISQIIKGKRRITADTALRLSSFFGNTAKFWLGIQNDYDIEEEKNVHTEMFKRISSLRKKVINAPQQCV
- a CDS encoding outer membrane beta-barrel protein is translated as MKSIILLILTIMATSPIFAQNISIGGEVGFISSINTDFKVTDFENRRNTYYVGLNLNYNYTQKITFVSGLHYLQQGYKHKTCYIFEEGVKNELVGKLDYILLPISINLNLGKSNRLITTIGVYGGRNVNAVQDYPEPIGGCEIYYPSDISNVTSKLIFGGLVGMGLKIYESEKIVLKSMLKYYQGLSNSMSNNHSYDIVWKDKYSSLLMTVTLDYKL